Proteins found in one Triticum urartu cultivar G1812 chromosome 4, Tu2.1, whole genome shotgun sequence genomic segment:
- the LOC125554258 gene encoding pumilio homolog 1-like: protein MKGPAADERPEEKEMDLLLSEIPQVTSPQAHRAGGGGALSQGHGGGDRRHGFAPPRYAASPRRADDACYAVVVNRRDDGDHQGGGGGGGAYHPPLRVCPAPLHPSSPFVAAAPSPLVQPVDDPEKQWLANQLRCLLVEDAPAAPQPTPVGNGAPADFSAARGAAYYGYPFGAPGSSVPGEPLVNEQAMAAGYRFALGPDVGLGGHPGGLEVNMNGFMYNRTANGTGIGWGQGLVHPAHAHPEPFMLPGQAAAEQHNWGFVGTGSIALDPRGGAARSPKLHCEYGVPVHTGNRYMKGGMNNQMEAFRREDGQNFDGKKNMPVLHRAKDRRFQQHANNNRALEMESPRMLRYENMVGVKGYIYFMAKDQNGCRFLQQKFEEGKQHVDVIFEGIIDHMAELMINSFANYLIQKLLDVCDEDQRLRIIAVLTEDPVKLLRISVNSHGTRAVQKLIETVKIRKQIVLIISALQPGFMHLVNDLNGNHVIQKCLSNFGAEENKFIFEAAATHCFEMAIHRHGCCVLQKCITSARGEYQAKLIVEVCAHAFQLAQDPFGNYVVQYVLDQKIPSANAHLASQFEGSYVYLSKQKVSSNVVEKCLKVFSDEDKAAIVFDLISVPHFEQLLQDPFANYVIHTALVNSRGHLHNALVEAIRPHEEALRTSPCCKRISRAISRR from the exons ATGAAGGGCCCGGCGGCGGACGAGCGCCCCGAGGAGAAAGAGATGGACTTGCTCCTCAGCGAGATCCCCCAGGTCACCTCCCCGCAGGCGcaccgggccggcggcggcggcgcgctctCCCAGGGCCATGGCGGCGGCGACCGCCGTCACGGGTTCGCGCCGCCGCGCTACGCCGCGTCGCCCCGCCGCGCCGACGACGCCTGCTACGCCGTCGTCGTCAACCGCCGCGACGACGGTGATCaccagggcggcggcggcggcgggggcgcgtACCACCCGCCGCTCCGCGTCTGCCCGGCGCCCCTGCATCCCTCGAGCCCCTTcgtcgccgccgcgccgtccCCGCTCGTGCAGCCCGTCGACGACCCGGAGAAGCAGTGGCTGGCCAACCAGCTCCGCTGCCTGCTCGTCGAGGACGCGCCCGCCGCGCCCCAGCCCACGCCCGTCGGCAACGGCGCCCCGGCGGACTTCTCTGCGGCGCGTGGCGCCGCCTACTATGGCTACCCCTTTGGGGCGCCGGGCTCCTCGGTTCCTGGCGAGCCCCTGGTGAACGAGCAGGCCATGGCGGCCGGCTACCGCTTCGCGCTCGGACCGGACGTCGGCCTGGGCGGCCACCCCGGCGGCCTGGAGGTCAACATGAACGGCTTCATGTACAATAGGACAGCAAACGGCACCGGCATTGGTTGGGGACAGGGCCTGGTGCACCCTGCTCATGCTCACCCCGAGCCCTTCATGCTTCCTGGGCAGGCTGCCGCAGAACAGCACAACTGGGGGTTTGTTGGGACTGGCTCGATTGCCCTTGATCCCCGTGGTGGAGCAGCCCGTTCACCCAAACTGCACTGCGAGTACGGCGTGCCTGTGCATACCGGCAATCGCTACATGAAAGGCGGCATGAATAATCAGATGGAGGCGTTTCGCCGCGAGGATGGTCAGAATTTCGATGGCAAGAAGAACATGCCTGTTCTCCACCGTGCCAAGGACAGGAGGTTTCAGCAGCATGCCAACAACAACAGGGCACTGGAGATGGAGAGTCCTAGGATGCTGAGGTATGAGAACATGGTTGGAGTTAAGGGGTACATCTACTTCATGGCCAAGGACCAGAATGGCTGCCGGTTCCTGCAGCAGAAGTTTGAGGAAGGGAAACAACACGTGGATGTGATTTTCGAAGGAATCATTGACCACATGGCAGAGCTCATGATCAACTCGTTTGCCAACTATCTCATTCAGAAGCTTCTGGATGTGTGTGATGAGGATCAGAGGCTGAGGATCATTGCCGTGCTGACGGAGGATCCTGTGAAGCTGCTGAGAATCTCTGTGAACTCTCATGG CACAAGGGCAGTTCAGAAATTGATAGAGACTGTTAAGATCAGGAAGCAGATCGTGCTCATTATTTCGGCCCTACAGCCAGGCTTCATGCATCTTGTCAATGATCTCAATGGTAATCATGTCATACAGAAGTGCTTGTCAAACTTTGGTGCAGAGGAGAACAAG TTCATATTTGAGGCTGCTGCAACTCACTGTTTTGAGATGGCAATACATCGCCATGGCTGCTGTGTTTTACAAAAGTGCATAACTAGTGCACGTGGTGAATATCAGGCGAAGCTAATTGTGGAAGTGTGTGCTCATGCCTTTCAGCTCGCTCAAGATCCATTTGG CAATTATGTGGTACAGTATGTCCTGGACCAGAAAATTCCTTCTGCAAATGCACACCTGGCATCTCAGTTTGAAGGAAGTTATGTTTATCTCTCAAAGCAAAAAGTGAGCAGCAATGTGGTGGAGAAATGCCTGAAGGTCTTCTCAGATGAAGACAAAGCTGCCATAGTGTTTGACCTGATTTCAGTGCCTCATTTTGAACAACTGCTGCAAGACCCTTTTGCGAACTATGTCATTCATACTGCCCTTGTTAACAGCAGG GGCCATCTCCATAATGCGCTGGTTGAAGCAATCCGCCCTCATGAAGAAGCCCTTCGGACCAGTCCCTGTTGTAAGAGAATCTCTAGAGCCATCTCTAGGAGGTGA
- the LOC125554257 gene encoding NDR1/HIN1-like protein 13 has translation MAERALPPPVPEQASAALAQLRAPPHETYVVKVQKDQIYRVPPPENAYLAERYRAERAGGGKSGGGSACSTPLLLTLALAAAAVLLLGASVWLSVVVMRPAPPSFSVNRLSVRNASAQRHAEVDYDFFLTAVNPNKVTALWYKDGGAARLLHRGTALAKAADVGTPEDGGVDAKDFNVLLRGGGGHATPKAVEKALGGSKKEAVALELAVEFPVQVHVGALAFAAKRLAVACEMRTAGLGKHVHIPSQKCRSSFGK, from the coding sequence ATGGCGGAGAGGGCGCTCCCGCCGCCCGTGCCCGAGCAGGCCtccgccgccctcgcccagctcAGGGCCCCGCCGCACGAGACGTACGTCGTCAAGGTCCAGAAGGACCAGATATACCGCGTGCCGCCTCCCGAGAACGCCTACCTCGCCGAGCGGTACCGCGCGGAGCGCGCCGGCGGCGGCAAGAGCGGCGGCGGCTCCGCGTGCTCCACGCCCCTCCTGCTCACGCTCGCCCTGGCGGCCGCCGCGGTGCTGCTCCTGGGCGCCAGCGTCTGGCTCTCCGTCGTGGTGATGCGGCCGGCCCCGCCGAGCTTCTCCGTGAACAGGCTCTCCGTGCGCAACGCGTCGGCGCAGCGCCACGCGGAGGTGGACTACGACTTCTTCCTCACGGCGGTCAACCCCAACAAGGTGACCGCGCTGTGGTACAAGGACGGGGGCGCGGCCAGGCTGCTGCACCGGGGCACGGCCCTGGCCAAGGCCGCGGACGTGGGCACGCCAGAGGACGGCGGCGTGGACGCCAAGGACTTCAACGTGCTgctgcgcggcggcggcggccacgCGACACCCAAGGCGGTGGAGAAGGCGCTCGGGGGGTCCAAGAAGGAGGCCGTGGCGCTGGAGCTCGCCGTGGAGTTCCCCGTGCAGGTGCACGTGGGCGCGCTCGCGTTCGCGGCCAAGAGGCTGGCCGTGGCGTGCGAGATGAGAACGGCGGGGCTAGGGAAGCACGTGCACATTCCGTCGCAGAAGTGCAGGAGCAGCTTCGGGAAGTGA